In Hypanus sabinus isolate sHypSab1 chromosome 17, sHypSab1.hap1, whole genome shotgun sequence, the following proteins share a genomic window:
- the cmtm3 gene encoding CKLF-like MARVEL transmembrane domain-containing protein 3 isoform X2 — protein sequence MSDRDSPEPPSPSRPGLSDLIADKSFPTSRKGLLLAAEVVLSFIIFVCYLASSVVSLMTAPLIEFLLAICVYYVYVTKFIERFSGFHCPLMDFIRCITAAIIYFAISIYAVTKSNSASKAAGELPTHTATIRKATGDDVVPSDSDSE from the exons ATGAGTGACCGTGATTCGCCGGAGCCTCCCTCCCCGTCCCGGCCGGGACTGAGTGACTTGATCGCGGACAAAAGTTTCCCGACCTCTCGGAAGGGGCTGCTGTTGGCTGCTGAGGTG GTACTGTCCTTCATCATCTTTGTGTGCTACCTGGCATCGTCTGTGGTCTCCCTCATGACGGCCCCGCTGATCGAGTTCCTGCTGGCTATCTGCGTCTACTACGTGTATGTGACAAAGTTCATTGAGCGGTTCAGTGGCTTCCACTGTCCCCTGATG gaTTTCATCCGCtgtatcactgctgccatcatttACTTTGCCATCTCCATTTACGCCGTTACTAAAAGCAACTCAGCTTCGAAAGCAGCCGGG GAGCTCCCCACTCACACCGCCACCATCAGGAAGGCCACAG
- the cmtm3 gene encoding CKLF-like MARVEL transmembrane domain-containing protein 3 isoform X1 — MSDRDSPEPPSPSRPGLSDLIADKSFPTSRKGLLLAAEVVLSFIIFVCYLASSVVSLMTAPLIEFLLAICVYYVYVTKFIERFSGFHCPLMDFIRCITAAIIYFAISIYAVTKSNSASKAAGIFGFIATVVFAFDFYGIFNQLIVFLNPQELPTHTATIRKATGDDVVPSDSDSE, encoded by the exons ATGAGTGACCGTGATTCGCCGGAGCCTCCCTCCCCGTCCCGGCCGGGACTGAGTGACTTGATCGCGGACAAAAGTTTCCCGACCTCTCGGAAGGGGCTGCTGTTGGCTGCTGAGGTG GTACTGTCCTTCATCATCTTTGTGTGCTACCTGGCATCGTCTGTGGTCTCCCTCATGACGGCCCCGCTGATCGAGTTCCTGCTGGCTATCTGCGTCTACTACGTGTATGTGACAAAGTTCATTGAGCGGTTCAGTGGCTTCCACTGTCCCCTGATG gaTTTCATCCGCtgtatcactgctgccatcatttACTTTGCCATCTCCATTTACGCCGTTACTAAAAGCAACTCAGCTTCGAAAGCAGCCGGG ATCTTCGGCTTCATCGCAACTGTCGTCTTCGCCTTTGACTTCTATGGCATCTTCAACCAACTGATTGTCTTCCTGAACCCCCAGGAGCTCCCCACTCACACCGCCACCATCAGGAAGGCCACAG